From Hoeflea sp. 108:
GCATCGAGCTGGACAATCGCTTCCCGACGGGCCGCACCTTCCACAAATACATCAACCCGCAGGGGCGCTCGGTGCATCCCGACGCGCAGGAAGTGCACGGCATCTCCAATGCCGATCTCGAAGGCAAGCCGATCTTCTCCGAGATCCTGCAGGAGTTTCTCGATTTCATCGACGGCGCCAAGCTCGTCGCTCACAATGCCAGCTTCGATATCGGCTTCATCAATGCCGAGTTTGCCCGGCTCGACGTGCCGCCTGTCGATCCAGGGCTGGTCATCGACACACTGGCGCTCGCCCGCCGCAAGCATCCGATGGGCCCCAATTCGCTCGACGCGCTGTGCCGACGCTATGGCATCGACAACAGCCGCCGCACCAAGCACGGCGCGTTGCTCGACTCCGAACTGCTGGCCGAGGTCTATATCGAGCTCATCGGCGGCAAGCAGGCGGCACTTGTGCTCGACAGCGCCTCGTCTTCAACTGGCAATGGCCGCAATGCCGTCGAACTCGACATCGTCATCGCGACGCGTCCGGAGCCCCTGCCCTCGC
This genomic window contains:
- the dnaQ gene encoding DNA polymerase III subunit epsilon, giving the protein MREIIFDTETTGLDNREDRLIEIGCIELDNRFPTGRTFHKYINPQGRSVHPDAQEVHGISNADLEGKPIFSEILQEFLDFIDGAKLVAHNASFDIGFINAEFARLDVPPVDPGLVIDTLALARRKHPMGPNSLDALCRRYGIDNSRRTKHGALLDSELLAEVYIELIGGKQAALVLDSASSSTGNGRNAVELDIVIATRPEPLPSRLSETEIAAHGKLVGELGEKAIWAKLLAPAEAS